DNA sequence from the Novipirellula galeiformis genome:
TCCGTTTTACTATTGGGGGTTCTCGCATCAGCGGCCCAGCCGGAGGGTTCGCGCCCGAACATTTTGTTCGTGTTCTCGGATGACCATGCGTTAGAGGCCATCTCGGCTTATCGTGGTCGGTTCAAAGACATCGCGCCGACACCCCATCTCGACCGTATCGCTCGAGAGGGTGCGATTTTCAACAACTCCTTTTGTGCCAATTCGATCTGCGGTCCCTCTCGCGCCTGCATCCTGACCGGCAAGCATTCGCACATCAACGGATTCCGTACGAATCGTGACCACTTCAACGGAAACCAATGGTCGTTCCAAAAAGACCTTCGCCAAGCCGGCTACACAACGGCATTGATCGGAAAGTGGCATTTGCATGGTCAACCGCAAGGCTTCGATCACTGGGAAATTTTCCCTGGCCAAGGAAACTACTACAACCCCGACTTCATCACGATGGACGCAATGCGACATCGCGAGCAAGGGTATTGCACCGATCTGGTCACGGACAAAGCCGTCGCTTGGCTCGACGGGCGAGACAAAACCAAGCCTTTTTTGTTGATGTGTCAGCACAAAGCTCCGCATCGCACCTTCGCCCCCGCACTGCGACATTTGGGCGCCTTTGACGGCGTCGAGTTTCCGGAACCCAGCAACTTATTCGACGACTACGCCACGCGGTCCAAAACGCTGGTGACGAACCAGATGTCGATCGAAAACCATTTCCGCTGGACCTATGACCTCAAAGTGCGTCCCGAAGAACACGAGGGCATTGACTTGCCTGGTCCGGACAGCGGTTTCGCGATTGAATACAACCGCATGACGCCGGCGCAAAAGAAAGCGTGGGACGCGCACTATGGACCGCTAAACCAACAATTCATTGCCGACTACCAAGCCGGAAACAAGGACGACCCCAAAACGCTCACCCGTTGGAAGTACGCGCGTTACCTTCAAAACTATCTCGCCACGATAAAATCCGTCGACGAGTCGGTGGGCCGGTTACTTGACTACTTGGACAAGCATGATCTGGCCAACAACACCCTGGTGATCTATTCCTCCGATCAAGGTTTCTACCTGGGCGAACACGGTTGGTACGACAAACGATGGATGTTCGAAGAGTCATTCAAAATGCCGTTCCTGATCCGCTGGCCCGGCGTCGTCACCCCGAACACGCGTCCCGAAGCCATGATCCAAAACATCGATTATGCACCGACGTTTCTCGAGGCCGCCGGCCTTTCCATTCCCACAGCCGTACAGGGACGGTCGTTGTTGCCGGTGCTGCGCGACACGACCACGATGCCCGCAGATTGGCGTGAATCGCTCTACTATCACTACTACGAGGCGGGGGGAGAACACAATGTACCGATCCACTACGGCGTCCGTACGCAGCGGTACAAACTGATCCATTTCCCCGCGACCGACCAATGGAACCTGTTCGACCTCGAAGCAGATCCGCATGAAATGTTGAACATTTATGAACGCAGCGAAAATCGAGGACGGCGAGACGAATTGAAGCGGGAACTCGACCGTCTTCGCAAGCAGTACCAACTCTGAGCTTGCAGACGCATCACCGCTGAATTTTGAGGAGCGCATCGTCGCCGTCACTTACGGGTCGCCACTTACGGCGCGCGACGAAACACGATCTGACACAGGAATCTCATAAAATGAATCCCGCCCAACTCGATCATCTCCTCGCCACCTATCGAGATGGCTTGCTCGGCGACACGTTGCCGTTTTGGACGAAGCATTGCGTGGACCGAGAACAGGGTGGCTTCATGATGTCACTTGATCGCGCTGGCAACGTCATCGATACCGATAAAGGGGTTTGGCAACAGTGTCGATTTACGTGGTTGCTCGGCGAGCTTTACAATCATGTCGAACCACGCCAAGAGTGGCTTGAACTAGCAAAACATGGTGCGAACTTTATCGACACCCACTGCTTCGATCCCGCCGATTCTCGCATGTGGTTCCACCTCACTCGCGATGGAACACCGATTCGTAAACGTCGCTATGCGTTTTCGGAAAGCTTTGCTGCGATCGCCTACGGTGAACTCGCCAAGGCGACCGGCGAATCACACTATGCCGAAAAAGCCCAACGTACGTTTGAGCGTTTCATCGATCACAATCTCAATCCGCAGGGCGTTGAACCAAAATTCACCCACACGCGTCCGACCCGCAGCATCGGGTTTCCGATGATCGCGATCGCCACGGCACAAGAGCTTCGCGAGTCCATCGGGTTGGCCAGCGCGAACGAGTGGATCGATCGCGGCATTGACGACATCCGGCGGTATCATCTCAAGCCACAGATCGAGTGCGTGATGGAAACCGTGGGCATCCATGGCGAACCGCTGGATCACTTCGATGGCCGCCTACTCAATCCCGGACATGCGATCGAAGCCGCCTGGTTTCTGATGCGGGAAGGCCAATGGCGAGGGGACCAAGAACTGATTCATACCGGCTGCAGAATGCTCGATTGGATGTGGCACCGCGGTTGGGATGAAACCCACGGCGGCATCCTCTATTTCGTCGATGTCGACGGACATTCGGTTCAAGAATATTGGCATGACATGAAGTTCTGGTGGCCTCAAAACGAGACCATCATCGCCACGCTGATGGCCTACACGCTGACCGGCAATCCTCGATATTTGCAGTGGCATCAACAGATTCACGATTGGGCTTACTCTCATTTCCCCGATCCTCAGCACGGAGAGTGGTTTGGCTACCTTCACCGCGATGGCAGCGTCAGCTCTCAACTCAAAGGCGGGCTTTGGAAAGGCCCCTTCCACCTGCCACGGATGCAACTAGTGTGCTGGAAACGATTGGCCCAATGGAAAATCGAATCCAGCCAATCGGCCAATGCCGAACGAGGCCACGATCCTCAATCGCTGCTGTAGCACGCGCTGTCGTAGCACGCACGTAGTGACACGTGCCAAGGGAGCAAGCGGGCACGTAGCGTGTGCTGCGTCTGATTCGTACGAGGCTCACCGGCGGGCGGGTACCACCATCGCGGATGCGAACACCGCTGCGACTCCCACCAGCCCCGGCACGATATTGAGCAGGGCAATCGAAGCCATCCCGGGCCATTGGTAATCGGGCATGGGTGCAGCGAGAATGGCGGGGCTTTCGTGATGCCCAAGCGCCGTCAACGTCGCTTCAAGTCCATCGGGCCACGGCGACGCAAACGGCGTGGCAACGACCACCAGGATTGCCGCCAACCCCAGTCCCGCGACCGCGTGGCTGACACGGATCGCTGGCGCTGGCGACTGGTGGTTGCCCAGCAATGCAGCCGACCGCCAGCTCCACAACGCGGACATCGCCGCCACCGTGATCGCCGCTTCGCCAATACCGATCACGCTATGGGCGAGCACCATCGCCGTTACCGTCGGAACCAGTGGAAAGTCACCGCTGGTAGACAACTGCAAACTGCACACTCCGGCGCCGATCGTTACCGCGACCCAAGATGCGACGGCCGCGGCGAAGAGTGAACCCGCTTTCCCATCGAACCGTTTGCGCAAACGATCATAGATCGCGTAGCCGACAAGCGAACCGACCATGCCCATGTTCACGACATTGGCCCCCAGCGCAGTGATCCCACCATCTTGGAACAATAAACACTGGACAACCAGGACCGCAGTGATCGCCAACATCCCGGCCCAGGGGCCAAGAATCACCGCCGCCAATACGGCTCCGACCCAATGCCCCGAAACCTCAATCCCGACCGGAAAATTGAACATCTGAGCAGCAAAGACGCAGGCCGCGA
Encoded proteins:
- a CDS encoding sulfatase family protein gives rise to the protein MRAMLFLISVLLLGVLASAAQPEGSRPNILFVFSDDHALEAISAYRGRFKDIAPTPHLDRIAREGAIFNNSFCANSICGPSRACILTGKHSHINGFRTNRDHFNGNQWSFQKDLRQAGYTTALIGKWHLHGQPQGFDHWEIFPGQGNYYNPDFITMDAMRHREQGYCTDLVTDKAVAWLDGRDKTKPFLLMCQHKAPHRTFAPALRHLGAFDGVEFPEPSNLFDDYATRSKTLVTNQMSIENHFRWTYDLKVRPEEHEGIDLPGPDSGFAIEYNRMTPAQKKAWDAHYGPLNQQFIADYQAGNKDDPKTLTRWKYARYLQNYLATIKSVDESVGRLLDYLDKHDLANNTLVIYSSDQGFYLGEHGWYDKRWMFEESFKMPFLIRWPGVVTPNTRPEAMIQNIDYAPTFLEAAGLSIPTAVQGRSLLPVLRDTTTMPADWRESLYYHYYEAGGEHNVPIHYGVRTQRYKLIHFPATDQWNLFDLEADPHEMLNIYERSENRGRRDELKRELDRLRKQYQL
- a CDS encoding AGE family epimerase/isomerase, with translation MNPAQLDHLLATYRDGLLGDTLPFWTKHCVDREQGGFMMSLDRAGNVIDTDKGVWQQCRFTWLLGELYNHVEPRQEWLELAKHGANFIDTHCFDPADSRMWFHLTRDGTPIRKRRYAFSESFAAIAYGELAKATGESHYAEKAQRTFERFIDHNLNPQGVEPKFTHTRPTRSIGFPMIAIATAQELRESIGLASANEWIDRGIDDIRRYHLKPQIECVMETVGIHGEPLDHFDGRLLNPGHAIEAAWFLMREGQWRGDQELIHTGCRMLDWMWHRGWDETHGGILYFVDVDGHSVQEYWHDMKFWWPQNETIIATLMAYTLTGNPRYLQWHQQIHDWAYSHFPDPQHGEWFGYLHRDGSVSSQLKGGLWKGPFHLPRMQLVCWKRLAQWKIESSQSANAERGHDPQSLL
- a CDS encoding energy-coupling factor ABC transporter permease, which encodes MHVPDHVMDPSTGIAMTAIAVAGVGYAAYRVYHEFPRQKVPSLSVVAACVFAAQMFNFPVGIEVSGHWVGAVLAAVILGPWAGMLAITAVLVVQCLLFQDGGITALGANVVNMGMVGSLVGYAIYDRLRKRFDGKAGSLFAAAVASWVAVTIGAGVCSLQLSTSGDFPLVPTVTAMVLAHSVIGIGEAAITVAAMSALWSWRSAALLGNHQSPAPAIRVSHAVAGLGLAAILVVVATPFASPWPDGLEATLTALGHHESPAILAAPMPDYQWPGMASIALLNIVPGLVGVAAVFASAMVVPARR